One Palaemon carinicauda isolate YSFRI2023 chromosome 4, ASM3689809v2, whole genome shotgun sequence DNA segment encodes these proteins:
- the LOC137639443 gene encoding uncharacterized protein: MKVNATEVFSLLSTKANATEVFSLLSTKVNATEVFSLLSMKVNATEVFSLLSTKANATEVFSLLSTKANATEVFSLLSTKANATEVFSLLTTKVNATEVFSLLSTKANATEVFSLLSTKANATEVFNLLSTKANGTEVFSLLSTKANATEVFSLLSTKANATEVFSLLTTKANATEVFSLLSTKANATEVFSLLTTKANATEVFSLLSTKANATEVFSLLSAKANATEVFSLLSTKANATEVFSLLSTKANATEVFSLLSTKANGTEVFSLLSTKANATEVFS, encoded by the coding sequence ATGAAAGTAAATGCCACTGAAGTCTTCAGCTTGTTATCAACGAAAGCGAATGCCACAGAAGTCTTCAGCTTGTTATCAACGAAAGTAAATGCCACTGAAGTCTTCAGCTTGTTATCAATGAAAGTAAATGCCACTGAAGTCTTCAGCTTGTTATCAACGAAAGCGAATGCCACAGAAGTCTTCAGCTTGTTATCAACGAAAGCGAATGCCACAGAAGTCTTCAGCTTGCTATCAACGAAAGCGAATGCCACAGAAGTCTTCAGCTTGTTAACAACGAAAGTGAATGCCACTGAAGTCTTCAGCTTGTTATCAACGAAAGCGAATGCTACAGAAGTCTTCAGCTTGCTATCAACGAAAGCGAATGCCACAGAAGTCTTCAACTTGTTATCAACGAAAGCGAATGGCACAGAAGTCTTCAGCTTGCTATCAACGAAAGCGAATGCCACAGAAGTCTTCAGCTTGTTATCAACGAAAGCGAATGCCACTGAAGTCTTCAGCTTGTTAACAACGAAAGCGAATGCCACTGAAGTCTTCAGCTTGCTATCAACGAAAGCAAATGCCACAGAAGTCTTCAGCTTGTTAACAACGAAAGCGAATGCCACTGAAGTCTTCAGCTTGTTATCAACGAAAGCGAATGCCACAGAAGTCTTCAGCTTGCTATCAGCGAAAGCGAATGCCACAGAAGTCTTCAGCTTGTTATCAACGAAAGCGAATGCCACAGAAGTCTTCAGCTTGCTATCAACGAAAGCGAATGCCACAGAAGTCTTCAGCTTGTTATCAACGAAAGCGAATGGCACAGAAGTCTTCAGCTTGCTATCAACGAAAGCGAATGCCACAGAAGTCTTCAGCTAG